ACCGCCGACCTGGCCGACGGCTGGAACTACGGGACCCTCGAGCCGGCGGACTTCGCCGAGAAGCTCGATGTGCTCCGGGAACACTGCGAGAGCGAGGATCGATACGACGAGATCCGCAAGTCTGCCGAGCTGTTCGTTTTTGTCGGCGAGACGACTGACGCGGCCGAAGACAAGCGTGAGGCCTTCCGGAGCGAGTTCCTTCCCGACGACGGTCCGAGCGAGCCCCGCGAGTTCTTCCTCGCGGGCTACCTCGAGACGGCTCCTACGGGAACGCCGGCGGACGTCCGCGAGTCGCTCGCGGACTACGCCGACGCCGGTATCGAAGAGGTCATGCTCGCGGTTCCGGACGCAGCCGCCGACGAGGACGAGAGCCTGTCACTGCTGGCCGAGGAACTGCTCGCGTAGCCGGCTCGAGAACCGGCAGCTGTCTCAGAACGTTGGTCTCTCGATGGGCAGTTGTCTCGGCGGCGCTGGTCCCTCGGTGGCCGCTCGAGGGCCCGTTTGATGCGGTGCTCGCGGTCGGAGAGGGACAGCGGACCCGCCGGTTGCGGTGTCGTCCCGACGACAGTCACCCGGACGTGACAGTAGTACTAACTCTCTGGCGAGAGTCGTGTTATCATATGGGTAGTTCGCCGTCGTCGGCCGGTGGATCTAACCTCGAGGGAGAGTCGCCGCAGGTCGAGCCGACGGTCGAGACTGACGACGCGACGATCACCGACGACGCCGAACTCGAGCGGACGCTCGGGCTCTCCGGTGGGCTCGCCATCGGAATCGGAACGATGATCGGGGCCGGCATTTTCGTCTTTCCGGGGCTGGCGGCCGGACAGGCCGGTCCCGCGGCGGCGGCATCGTTCGCTCTCGGCGCGCTCGTCGCCTTGCTCGTCGCGCTGCCGACCTCCGAACTCGCGACGGCGATGCCGAGGAGCGGTGGCGGCTACTACTATATCTCCCGCGCACTGGGCGCGCTCGCGGGGACCGTCGTCGGGCTGTCGTTGTGGTTCGGGCTGGTGTTCGCGACGGCGTTTTACCTCGTCGGCTTCGGCTACTACGCCGTCGACACGCTCGCCGAACTCGGCATTGCAGTCGGCAACGGCCTCGTCATCCCGCTGGCACTGCTGTTCGGCGCGGGCTTTACCGTATTGAACGTCACGGGGACGGAAAACGCGGCGAAACTGCAGAACGGTATCGTTGCGTTGCTGCTCTCGATTCTGGTATGCTTCCTCGGATACGGTGGCCTCGACGCGGTGGGCCTCCTCGGCGAACCGGCCGGCCCCGAACGGTTCGTGCCGTTCGGTCCGATGTCCGTCCTGACGACGGCCGCGCTCGTGTTCACCTCGTATCTCGGCTTCGCGCAGGTGGCGACCGTCGCCGGGGAGATGAACGATCCCGGGCGGAACCTGCCGCGCGCGATGGTCGGCTCCGTACTCGTCGTCGGACTCCTCTACGTGGTGACCATCTTCGTTGCGACGAGCGCGTTCGGGAGCGAGCGACTCTCCGAATTCGGTGAGACGGCGATGGTCGAGGTCGGCCGCCACTACCTCGGCGCAGCCGGGGCGTTCGCGATCGTCTTCGGTGGCCTGCTCGCGACGATGTCGAGTGCCAACGCATCGGTTCTCAGCACGTCTCGAGCCATCTATGCCGTCTCGAGGGACGCCCTGTTACCGCGGCGGGCGAGCCACATCAATCTCCGGTACGGCACGCCCCACATCGCGCTGGGGATGGCCGGCGGGCCGATCCTCGTGCTGGTCGCGACCGGCCGCGTAGAACTGCTCGCGGAGGTCGCCTCGTTCCTCCATCTCGTCATGTATGGACTGATCTGCGTAGCGCTACTCGTCCTGCGCCGAAACGAACCGGAGTGGTACGATCCCGACTTCCGAGTCCCCGGCTATCCCGTCGTCCCGATACTCGGCGCGCTCGCCAGTTTCGCCCTGATCGGCTTCATGCGGCCCGTCTCACAGCTCGTCGGCATCGCGATCATGATCGCAACCGCCGGGTGGTACGCCTATTACGCCCGGAACGTGACCCTGAATGGAGGGCTCCAATGACACGCATCCTCGTTCCGCTGGCGATACTCGAGGGCGAATCAGTCTCCGCCGGACTGCCAACGCTGCTCGCACCCGTGGACGTGACCGTGCTCGGGTATCACGTCCTGCCCGAACAGACGCCGCCGGACCAGGCACGATTGCAGTACGAGGATCGGGCGACCGACGCCCTCGACAGTCTCGCGGCGGAGTTTGAGGCGGCCGGCGGACACGCCGATCATCGCCTCGTGTTCACCCACGATCGGGAGCAAACTGTCGACCGAGTTGCCGCGGAGGTGGCGGCGGACGCCTACGCCATCACGGGCGTCACCGGGCCGGTCGATCGCTTCCTCGTGACGCTGACGGGCGAAGTCGCCGTCGATCGAATCTGCTCGTTCGTCACCGAACTGGTCGGCGACCGCGAGATTGGCATTACGCTCTTTCTCGCGACCAACGACGAAGCCGGTGGCCGGGAATCACTCGAGGCAGCCACAATGATCCTCTCCGAGCGCGGCATTGACGTGGAGACCGAACTCGCGGTCGGTGACTCCTCGTTCGAGGCGCTCATCGAGGCCGCACCCGGTCACGACGCCATCGTCATGGGCGAACAGGCTCCGTCGCTCCGGTCGCTCGTCTTCGGGGAGAGGGCCGACCACGTCGCCGCCGAATCGGTCGGACCGGTGCTCGTCGTTCGATCCCTCGAGGAACGTGACGCTGGGGCAGAACGCAGTGATCGACCGTCGGATACAGACCGAATCGCGAGTCTCGAGGACTCGTAATCGCTGCCTTACGGCTCCATTTCGGGGCGGTAACTCTATTCGGGATCCGGATCGATCCGGGTTGACTTCTCGTTGTGTCCCTGCAGCTTCTGGGATTCGTCCGAGCCGCGGAGACGTGTCGCCGAGCCCCGCAAACGATCGGGCATGGATCAGACGTGTAGTGTCTGCTCGGTGCCGTCCAGCTGTTCGAGTAGCTCCTCGACCGTCTCAAATTTCGGCCCCTTCCTCACCTGATCCCGCTCTCGATCCCACTCGACGAATCCCGCGTCGTCGAGTTTCGGCAGATGGATGTGATACATCTCAATCCGCACCGATTCCGATTCCGCGTCCGGTCCCGCGTCATCGGAGACGGGAGCGATGATGGCTTCCCGTGGATTCCGTTCGCGTAAGGCCTTCAAAGCCGAAACCGATGGACGTGGGAGAGTGCCTCGAGGGCCGCGTCAGGCGTCTCACGTCGATTGAGGCTGCTCGGTTCGGACTGTGTGTCACTCATTATATACATTAGGGCATCCGGTCGGATGCAATTGCGCCCCGCCATGTCTGGTCTTTAAATATTTTCAGTGATAGTCAGCGGCCAGCGTCGCCGGAACGCGACTGATCGTCGGCAGCAGTCGTCACGAGATGGGAACTGACGAGGTTTTCCGTCCCTCGGCGGAGGAGTTCCGAGACGGATTGATGAGCCATGTCGAGTTCGTCCGCGAGTTCCCGGATGGAAATCGCGC
This genomic stretch from Natrinema sp. SYSU A 869 harbors:
- a CDS encoding APC family permease, which translates into the protein MGSSPSSAGGSNLEGESPQVEPTVETDDATITDDAELERTLGLSGGLAIGIGTMIGAGIFVFPGLAAGQAGPAAAASFALGALVALLVALPTSELATAMPRSGGGYYYISRALGALAGTVVGLSLWFGLVFATAFYLVGFGYYAVDTLAELGIAVGNGLVIPLALLFGAGFTVLNVTGTENAAKLQNGIVALLLSILVCFLGYGGLDAVGLLGEPAGPERFVPFGPMSVLTTAALVFTSYLGFAQVATVAGEMNDPGRNLPRAMVGSVLVVGLLYVVTIFVATSAFGSERLSEFGETAMVEVGRHYLGAAGAFAIVFGGLLATMSSANASVLSTSRAIYAVSRDALLPRRASHINLRYGTPHIALGMAGGPILVLVATGRVELLAEVASFLHLVMYGLICVALLVLRRNEPEWYDPDFRVPGYPVVPILGALASFALIGFMRPVSQLVGIAIMIATAGWYAYYARNVTLNGGLQ
- a CDS encoding universal stress protein — its product is MTRILVPLAILEGESVSAGLPTLLAPVDVTVLGYHVLPEQTPPDQARLQYEDRATDALDSLAAEFEAAGGHADHRLVFTHDREQTVDRVAAEVAADAYAITGVTGPVDRFLVTLTGEVAVDRICSFVTELVGDREIGITLFLATNDEAGGRESLEAATMILSERGIDVETELAVGDSSFEALIEAAPGHDAIVMGEQAPSLRSLVFGERADHVAAESVGPVLVVRSLEERDAGAERSDRPSDTDRIASLEDS
- a CDS encoding ArsR family transcriptional regulator, with translation MKALRERNPREAIIAPVSDDAGPDAESESVRIEMYHIHLPKLDDAGFVEWDRERDQVRKGPKFETVEELLEQLDGTEQTLHV